A window from Megalobrama amblycephala isolate DHTTF-2021 linkage group LG9, ASM1881202v1, whole genome shotgun sequence encodes these proteins:
- the cmtm8a gene encoding MARVEL domain-containing protein 1: MDSLSSVPVNKKKKKKFWSGARFWVAFMAENPNSRPVITTASSSYLECGNSSTRTPWYDKESMLSVPYYLILVEVILGLLVWALIATTEYFHFSPFGWVMFVTVFYWLLTLFLFIINLANGKIRHMPWTTVVLVFNCSAAILYTSAAIVEAALVNRGAKGHHDFNCWAASTFFAFLVSLSYAASAFFSYKSWHRGDE, encoded by the exons ATGGATTCGCTGTCCTCTGTGCCTG taaataaaaaaaaaaaaaaaaaattttggagTGGGGCAAGATTTTGGGTCGCATTCATGGCGGAGAATCCAAACTCTCGACCTGTAATAACCACCGCGAGCAGTTCTTACCTGGAATGCGGGAATTCAAGCACAAGGACCCCGTGGTACGACAAAGAGTCCATGCTGAGCGTGCCTTATTACCTTATCCTTGTTGAAGTT ATTTTGGGTCTGCTGGTATGGGCACTGATTGCAACCACAGAGTATTTCCACTTTTCCCCATTTGGATGGGTGATGTTTGTGACTGTCTTCTATTGGCTTCTCACCCTCTTCCTCTTCATCATCAACCTGGCCAATGGGAAAATCCGACACATGCCTTGGACTACAGTG GTTCTCGTTTTTAACTGCAGTGCGGCAATATTGTACACTTCGGCTGCTATTGTTGAGGCAGCTTTGGTCAATCGGGGGGCCAAAGGTCATCATGATTTTAACTGCTGGGCAGCATCAACG TTTTTTGCATTCCTAGTATCTCTGAGTTACGCTGCTAGTGCGTTCTTCAGTTACAAATCCTGGCACAGAGGAGATGAATAA